The genomic window AGCCATTTGATCTTGTTCGTTCATATATACCAAGATAGCCTCTTTTATTGTTTGATTATTTTTCATTCATTTTACTCTCCATTCCAATTTAAATCAGATAGGAAAAATAATACATCCTTTTCTAACTCTCTTCTGTCTACACCTACTGTGATGACATGTGTACTATTTTCATACCATTTAAAATCTATTTTTGCATGTATCAGTTTTTCTTTAAATTGCACCGCTATTTGCGGGTTGATTAATTCATCTTGGCCAGACTGAGCAATAAATATAGGCTTTATTATTTCTTGATAAGCTGGTTGCATCTCAGAAACCATTTCAGAAATTTCAGCTAATTGTTGATTAAGCTTTTCTTCAACTAACACCATCCGAGAGTCTATACCTTCGTTTGTTTGTCCCGCTTGCTTTTTCACATGCCTAACATATCGTAAAAAAGCTGGTCTCAAATTGCTTTCTTCATCATTTATTGTTGGCGAACTAAATGTTCCACTCGCTAAAATAGATTCTGATGTCATCATCTTGGTTGCTATGACCCCACCTAATGATAGACCAAAGACTGCAACGTATTGGTATCCTTTTCCAGCTAAAAATTGTAAGGCATCTTTTGCATCTTGAATCCAGTCTGCAGTAGTCGCTGTCAAGATATCTTCTGGATCAAGTGTACCATGTCCTTTAAACATCGGTGCATATACTGTATAGTTTTCTTTTTCTAAAGCGCGCCCCATCATTCTAACATCATTTGGACTACCTGTATAAGCATGCATCAATAAAACTGCTTTAGGCCCTTTTTCAAAAAAAAACGGTTGCGGCAGTATTTGTTTGGCCATCGTGAAAATCTCCCCCTGTGATATTTCCTATTACTTTCTATTTTACTTTATATTTACCTATTTTCATACCCATACACTACCGAAACATCTATTTACTCCTGACTTCTATCTATTATTCTTATTTTTTTTAATCTAAATAAAAAACTAATGCAATAAAACCATATAAATGGTCCCATCACATTAGTTTTCTCTCAAATCTTACAATCATTTTATTTATTTAGACCTTCGTGAATTTTTGTTAGATTCCATTCCATCATATCATAGTAACTGTCTCCATTTTCTCCTTCTTTTGCAACGGAATCAGTAAAAAGCGTTTCATAAATTGGAACTCCTGTTTCTTTTGAAACACTTTGCATGCTCCGGTTATCAACACTTGTTTCTACAAATAATGATGGGACCTTGCTCTCTCTAATAGTATCAATGATTGTACTCATTTGTTCTGGTGTTCCTTGGCTATCTGTATTGATTTCCCAGATATAATCACCAGTCACCCCATAAGCGGCTGAGAAGTACTTAAAGGCACCTTCACTAGTAACCAATAATTTTTGATCTTCAGGGATATCTTCAAATTCTTTTTTTGCTTTAGTATCTAATGCTGTTAATTTTTCAATATAGGCATCTGAATTGTTTTGATAGTCTGCTTTATTATCTGGATCTTTTTCCATCAAAACTTCAGTAATATTTTTAACGTACTGAATGCCGTTACTAATATCTAACCACGCATGAGGATCTTGTTCAGATTCTTGCCCCGCAGAAGTTAGAAACATTGGCTGAACTCCTTCGCTTGTAGAAAAATAATCTTCTCCTTCAATTTTCTTAGACGTTTCCATCAAGTTAACAAACCAGCCATCTCCACCAGTTTCCAAGTTCAAACCATTATAAAAAATAACGTCTGAATCTGTTGATTTTTCAATATCTGCAGGAAGTACTTCGTACTGATGGGGGTCTGTACCGACTGGAACAATACTGTGTAACTCAATATTATCGCCTGCTACATTTTTAATCATATCCGCTAAGATAGAGTTTGTCGCGACAACTTGTAGTTTGCCACTTTCTACTGCTTCGTCATTTCCACAAGCTGCTATGAAAACTACCAACGTTAATAAAGCTAAAATTAATTTTATTTTTTTCATTTTATAGCCTTCCTTCTCTTAATAAGTAAATTTTGTTTTGGTGAAAATAAGAATGCAATAATAAAGAATATAGTTGTTGTCAAGACGATCGCAGCACCTGAAGCTAAATTATATGAATAGCTTAAGAATAGGCCAACAACCGAACTGATTACACCGATTGTAGAAGCAATTAAAATCATAACAGATAGTCTATTTGATAATAAATAAGCTGTTGCTGCAGGTGTAATTAACATCGCTACCACTAAAATAGTACCAACTGTCTGTAAAGCTGAAACAGCTACTAGTGTAAGTAATAGCATTAATGTGTAATGGATAACTTGCGTTTTCAATCCATAAGCTTGTGACATCACTGGGTCAAACGAACTAACAAGTAGTTCTTTATAAAAAACAATCACAAATAAAATAACAATGATAGCAATAATCACAGTAATAATCATATCGCTTTGTGTTATAGCTAAGACGTTACCGAATAAAATATGGTATAAATCGGTTGAACTTTTTGCAAAAGAAATCGCAATAATACCGGCTGCAAAAAAGGAACTGAAGACAATTCCGATAGCGGTATCGCTTTTTAATTTACTGTGCTGAGTAACTAAGGCAATCATTACTGCCGCAAATAAACCGAATACCGTTGCTCCAATAAAGTAGTTTACTCCTACAATATATGAAACAGCTACACCAGGAAGGACCGCATGTGATATCGCATCCCCCATTAATGACATCCCTCTTAAAATGATGAAGCACCCAATCACTCCTGATACGACTCCAATAACGATTGACGTAAATAACGCATTTTGTAAAAATTGATACTTTGTTAAGCCTTCTATAAAGTTAGCAATCATTAATCATTGACCCCCTTGATCATTAAGTCTCCCATAGAATCCCCATAGGCTGCTTTGATATTTGCAGTTGTAAATGATTTAGAAATAGGACCATAACTAATCAATTCTTGATTTAAAATAATTAAATCATCAAAATAAGTTGTTACTTTACTTAAGTCATGGTGAACAACAACAATCGTTTTGCCTTCATCTCTTAATTTTTTAAGTAAATCAATAATCACTTTTTCACTATTCATATCAATACCAACAAATGGTTCGTCTAAAAAAATAATATCAGCTTCTTGAGCTAGAGCACGTGCAATAAAGACCCGTTGCAATTGTCCACCAGATAGTTCACCAATTTGACGATTTCCAAATTCTTCCATTTTAACTTGCTTAAGACTTTCTATTACTTTTTGCTTTTCTTTTTCTTTCGGACGATGAAAAAGACCAAGTTTAGGAAATGTTCCTAATAAAACTGTTTCACTTACTTTTATAGGAAAAGTTAAATCAATGGTATTTCTTTGTTCCACATATGCAATGTTTTTCCTCACATTATTTAAAGGTTGATTATTCACGGTTGTCACACCAGAATTTTTTTTAACTAAATCCATCATGCCTTTAATTAGTGTTGATTTTCCGGCTCCATTAGGTCCGATGATTCCAGTTATAGCTTTTTCTCTAATTGTGAGCGATACGTCAGAAAGTGCTGGTTCATCTTGGTAAGTAACGGTTAAATTTTTTAATTCAATCATGTTGTAACGACCTCTCTTTTTGTTCAGTTAATTATTTATAAGTTCAGAAAAAAATTAAGGTGTGCCTAAACCTCGTTTAAAGTATAACTAAATAGAGTAGTTTTAGCAACCTTTTTTGTTTAAATAATCGATAATTCTTACTAATTATAGCTACCACATCCCTAATTCAAATGGGATTCGACTTGTAAGCGGATACTTTTTTATCAATATACTAATTGCTTATCCATTGAATTTCTTATGTATTTTTATTTATTTTTCAAAAAAATAAAAAGGCTTAGTAACAGATTATTTTCAATCTACTACCAAGACCTTTTTTAATTTTATTTTTTTAAATAAAAAATTACCCACGATTTACTGGGTAACTTGACGTATTTATTTAACCAACTGATAAATAAGCCAATAGTAGTGCTATTACAAAAAAGGCAATTCCTAAAACAACGGTTACTCGTTGTAAAACAGCTTCAAAACCGCGTGCTTTTTGTTTGCCGAATAATTGTTCTGCTCCACCAGTAAACGCGCTAGCTGCATTATTTGTTTTAGTCGGTTGCATCACAATCACAATGATAAGTAGAACTGATACTATAAGTTCAGCAATTAAAAATGTATCGTACACGTTTAATGCCCTCCTGTCTAACGTTTCTCTTGCAACTTACTTTAACATAATGAACACTAAATTACCAGAAGAGTTTAGCCGTTCATCCTATTTAAAATAGAATGAACGGCTTTCTTAAATCTGGCCCAACGAATCTATCTCCTACTCAACTTTATTTGACTTGTATCTTTTTCTACTGTTTATTCTAGTACAGGATTCTAATTAATTAATTGTTTTTGAATTCACAGCATATTTTCTTTTTTAAAAGATCCATCATATGAGTTTTGCTATCAGATACAACTTTTCTAATTTCTAATTCAATTCCTTGTTTATTTAAATAATTAAAATCTTCAATATCTTTTGCGTTTACAGCAACAGCATTTGTAATCATTTTTTTTCCAGCAGAAAAACTCATTCCTCCAATATTAACAGAAGGAATTTTAACCCCACCTTCTACAACTCTTTTTACATCATGTGGATTTGTGAATAATAACATTGCTTTAAAAACATCAAATTGTGGATCTTGATAAATAGCAATCATCTTATCTATTGTTATGACATTAGCCGTCCCACCGGGAGGTGCTGCATGTTTTAATAGCGTTTTTCTTAATGTATCTTTTGCAACTTCATCACTTATCACTAATATACGATTAATTTTCAGCGTTTTTGTCCAAACTGTTGCCACTTGACCATGAATCAAACGATCATCAATTCGTACTAAACGAATATCCATTACCATAATCAACCATCCTTATCTTTAGTCCATTGAATTACTCACCATGGACGACACTCTTTTTAGCGTTATTAAGAAGTTTAGTCACTGGGTGAAAAATAGACAGTTCTAAATGACTCGAATCATTTAGAACGTCTATTTTACCTTTACTCTTCTAATTGTTTATCAAAGATTTTTAAAATATAAAAAATTTCTGAGTCAGGAATAACAAGATTTAATTTTGTTTTCACCATTGCGTTTGCTTCTAGTACAGCATCAAGGTAAAGATTATCTTCTTGATATTCTTCTTGTAAGGAAAGTGTATCATTTAGTAGTACCCGTTCAAGCACACCAGCTATATGCATAATTAGCCCTATCTTTAGACTATTGCAAAATGATTGTTTCCTATTTACTTCTATTATTTCGCTGTATTCCCACAGAATAGAAATTAGTTTCTTAGGATTTAAAAACGTAAAGTACGTTCCTAGATAGTCTTCACACAATTCTTTCGTATCTATCGACTCAACTAAACTTAATTCCTCGTCTTGACTATCTAAGACCACTTGCTTAATCCGTTCTTTTCCAAAAGATTGAAACAGTTCTTCCAAGGAAAGGTGAGGAACTTGAATCGTAGGCTTACTTACTCCAGCAGTAGCTAAGATGTGGTACTTTTCTGCTATCTTCTTGACCGTTGAATCCATATCTAATAAAGAGATAGAAATCACTTCAATGTCTTCATCTATAAATGTCGCTAGTAATTCTTCAACACGTTGTTTAATGATAACCGCAGTACCTTCTCCAGTCGAACAAATCGTAATAATGGCTTTAGGCTGATAGGTTTTTATTGTTACATCATCCTCTTTAGAAGAATGAGGATACTCTAAAAAATTGCTGTATCCTCTAAAATTTTTGAGTGTATCATAAATCTCATCTAATGAACTATCCATTAATGATATTTTTCTAGCCGCTTCTAATACAACTGGTGTTGTAACCATATCTATCGTTTTGATAGGAACATCCATTTCTCGCATTAACTTATTGCCAAAAGTCGTTAACGAACCCATATCTACTAACAATAAGACACCATTGCCTTCATTGACACGTTGGACAGCCTCTTGTACCATGCTGTAAACACGATGAGGAGACATCTCTAATGGCATATCTACTGCAACAATATTTTGGACATTTAATAACTTTGTCACGACTTGAACCATACTTGTTGCTGTACTTCTCCCATGAGCAGCTACAATAATTCCTACTTGGCCAATTAAATTTTGCTCTCTTAAAGAAACCAATAACATCGTCAAGTACCAACATTCTACTTCAGGAACGATAATCTGATATTTCGTTTTGATATGATCTTTGATCATCAACGCAACTGAGTACTCTTTTTTATAACTAGAAATCAAGTTTTCTAGTTCTTTATTTGTTTTAGTTTGTACAACGCCTTCTTTAGAACGCTTAATAAAGGAACTCAAATGCAAGCTCATCGCATATAAGAAATTATCTTTAAAATGATAATTTAAATACTCTTCTGCCATAGCACGAATTTCTTTCGTTAAAGTAATAATTTCTTGATCAACGATATCCTTTAAACTTTTTTCATTATCAAAATTTAATTTATTGGTTTTGTAAAATGACTTTAAATGCAAGTTAATATCTGTTGTAATAAAATTTTCGATATTTTCTGCATTTACACCTTCCGCTTTCAATAAAGCTGCTTTGTCTCCTATAATTTCATATAAATTAAAAGGTAGTTCATAAGCATCTTTTTCTAAAATATAAACAGAATTATCCGGTTGTAAAATCAATCTAGGCTCTAAGTAATTAGAAATTTCATTTAACTCTTCACGATGTTTGGCTAGATTAATCAAACCATCTTGAATAATAGGGGTCAAGTCATCCATCACAATTAAAACTTCATTATGATTATCCATACTATTTAAGAAGCCTTTGGCACAAGCTAATTGAACATTTGATTTTAACTGACCGACGTTTCCATAAGTCACACTACCTAATAAAGCTTTTACAACATTCTCATCTACTACAATACGCTTGTTGATTCTTTTAGCTTCAATAGATAAAAGTAATTTTACTAATTGGACACGTTCCTTGGCTGGACGATCATTAAACGAAGGAAGTTGAATAGTTATCGGTATACGACGGACAAAGGTTTTTAATAACGCAGAGTCAGGATCTTCTGTTGTGGCACAAATAATACGAACATTAGCTGTTAGGCGCTCTTCGGTATCGCCCATTCGTTGGAACGTTCCGTTATCCATAAAATAAAAGAGCATTTCTTGACCTTCTGGTGGTAGGCGATGAATTTCATCTAAGAACAACATATTTTTATCTGCTTTAACAAGCAAACCATCTTTGTCTTCGGTTGCTCCTGTATAAGATCCCTTAGCATGCCCGAATAAATGCGACATTAATAATTGTGGGTTCTGAGAATAATCAGCACAGTTAAAAATAATCATAGATTTAGTTTGGTCAATAACGCTTTTTGACTGAGAATATTCATACATTGCATTCGCAAAAAATGTTTTCCCTGAACCAGTGGGACCGATTATCAGGCTATTTAGCCCTTTAGGCGGATAAAATATTGCTGCTTTTGCTTGTTCCATCTGGTTTTTTAAACTACCATTTGAGCCAATCATATAATCGAATAAAGTCTTATCTGATTTATTTTTTATTTTTTTTATAGATTTATCTTTTTTTTCGTCAACCAACGTACGTTCTTTATAAGATTTTACTTTTGTAGTTAATGGTTTCCAAACTAAACAAGTCTTATCTACATATCTGACAGGTCGACCACTAATTTTTATTATTTTTCTTCCCGAACTAATTCATTTAGTTCCTTACTAACATTGTTACGAATAATATCTAACTCTTCCGCAATTTCGAGAGTCGTTAAACCATTGCCAAATTCGATTTCTTCTTTAGTTAACCGTTCTGTATTTTTTTTAACATAGTGATAAATCAAATCTTTGCGCTTCATCTATTCACCGCCTTTTTCTATTATCCATACGAGTATACCACATTATAAATTCATACACTATTTTAATAGTGTATGAATAAAAAAACCTTCGTTGTTCGGAATGAGTCCGCCAATAAAGATTCTTTAAGTTCGTTCCTATCACTTACTAAACTTTACTCTTTTATTTAATAATTTAGCTTGTAGTTTAGTAGCATTTGCAAAATTACTCAATGCTTTTCTTTGAATCTCATCTAGTAATTCATAATCAATGGTTATGATTTTCTTTGATAAAAAAGCATACTGTTCATTAATATCAGAACTTGCTTCACTAAGTTTATCTCTGAACAGTATTATTTCCGGAGTTACTCGTTTTAGATTCTTAATTTCTTTAAGTATGTTGTCTATCTTTTTTTTAATTTCTAAGGTCATTTTTTCATTCTTTTTTTTAGTGCCTTTTCCAATCATATACGCCCCAGCCCCACCGACAGCCCAACCTATTGGTCCTGTTAGCCCAACAACTAAAGAACCCAATCCTATTCCACCACCGCCAGCTACTAGTGCTCCGCCACCAAGCCAAGCTAAAGCTGCGTTAGTTGCTGCTGCTCCAGATAATGCGCTGATAGCTGTTCCTGTAGAAGCAACACCAAAAGTAGTGGCTGAAGCCATTAAAATATTAGCTCCTAATACTCCAACAACTGCTCCCGTACCCGTAACTGCAGCTGCAGATTTGATTACCTTTTCATCTATTTTCTTTATCTCTTTTTCTAACGTTTGTAGCTCAAATGTAAAATCTTTTAAACTTGATTCTGTAGATTCAATAGTGATACTAATTTCATCAGGAGTGTTTCTAAATAAATTATAATAATTAACACACCTTAAAATAGTATGATACAATTTTTGTTTATTTTCATAAATTTCTTGAGCAATTAAATTAACCTCTTCTACTACTATTTCATACTGTTCAACAGTTTTATAGTGTAATTTCTCATAAATCACTCGCTCTTCTTTTCCTAACATGATTAAAAGCACCTCCCTTTAGTCTATTATGTTCTAAAAAATGAATCACATTCTGCTATTTCAGTATAATTAAATTCACAATCTTCGATTGAAACAGCTTTTAGTTTAAGGTAATCCGTTAGTCCATCTTCTTTAACATAAGGAGCTTGTATTTTGATACCAGTCTTTTGATCATACCACCACTTTGTAAATTCAAAAAAATCAGATAATGTATCTTCTAATTCTAACTTAGTAATTATGTGGTCTTCATGTTTAGCTTTGTTCCCTTTTCTTCTTAAACGATGCATCGTATCTACAATAGACGAATCTAGCTCCATTCTCTTAGGAATTTCATTGATAGCGCAATACAATTTATTGTAATTTTCCTTTTCGAATGCTTCTATCTTAAAAACAAATTGCTTAAGCATTTTTTCTAATAGGCTTATTGCCTCTCTAGTTTGTAAGGAATAGTTATTTGGGTGTATCTCCATTTCTCTAATACTTTTAAATAAGTCAGGAAATGCCTCTTTTAAAAAGATATAATTTGAATCCACGTTCTCACTACCTTTCAAATTTACTCCTGATAAAGTTAGTATATCATACAATCAGTGGGCTAAATACATAATAAAAAAACCTTCGTTGTTCGGAATGGGTCCGACCAACAAAGGTTTCATTTTTTTGCTTTTTAGTTTGTAAATAGACGTTAAATGGGTTAACTTCTATTTACTTAAATCGCTTATTTTTTTAAGTTGTAGAAAGCTTTTAGTCCACCATAAACAGCTAGGTCGCCTAATTGATCTTCAATACGTAACAATTGGTTGTATTTTGCAATACGGTCTGTACGTGAAAGTGATCCAGTTTTAATTTGACCAGCATTTGTTGCAACAGCGATATCAGCAATTGTTGAATCTTCTGTTTCACCAGAACGGTGAGAAACTACTGCTGTATAACCAGCTTTTTTAGCCATTTCAATAGCATCAAATGTTTCAGTTAATGTACCGATTTGGTTAACTTTGATAAGGATTGAGTTTGAAACGCCCATCTCAATTGCTTTAGCTAATTTTTCAGGGTTTGTAACAAAGATATCATCTCCAACGATTTGAACTTTATCGCCTAAAACATCCGTTAATTTCTTAGTTCCTTCCCAGTCATTTTCATCTAAGCCATCTTCAATAGAGATGATTGGGTATTTAGCAACTAAGTCTTCATAAATTTTGATCATTTCGTCAGCTGTTTTTTCACCTTCGCCTGAATCTGCTAAGTCATAAACACCTTTGTCTTTGTTGTAGAATTCTGAAGAAGCAGCATCCATAGCAAGAACAATATCTTCACCAGGTTTGTAGCCAGCTTTTTTGATTGCTTCGATAATAACTTCAAAGCCTTCTTCGTTTGATTTCAAGTTAGGAGCAAATCCACCCTCGTCACCAACAGAAGTTGCTAAACCTTTTTCTTTTAAGATACCAGCTAATGCATGGAAAACTTCTGCTCCCATACGTAGAGCTTCTTTAAATGTTGGCGCTCCCACAGGCATAATCATGAACTCTTGGAAGTCAATACTGTTGTTAGCATGTGATCCACCATTAATAATGTTCATCATTGGTGTTGGCAATGTTTTAGCATTAAATCCACCTAAATATTGGTATAAAGGAAGGTCTAAGAAATCAGCAGCAGCGCGTGCAACGGCAATAGAAACACCTAAAATAGCATTTGCTCCCAATTTTTCTTTGTTTGGTGTGCCATCTAATTCAATCATTGTTTTATCGATTGCCATTTGATCGCGTACGTCAAATCCTAAGATAGCTTCTGAAATAATGTTATTTACATTATCAACGGCTTTAGTAACACCTTTGCCAAGGTAACGATTTTTGTCTCCATCACGTAATTCGATTGCTTCGTGCTCACCAGTTGATGCGCCTGAAGGAACCATTCCACGGCCAAATGCTCCGCTTTCTGTGTAAACTTCTACTTCGATTGTTGGGTTTCCTCGTGAATCTAGTACTTCGCGAGCTAAAATATCTGTAATAAATGGCATTTATATTACTCTCCTTTGAGTTTCAATATTTTTGACCTAGGACGTTATTGTCCATGGCTTCATTCTAATTATATTTTACCTAAGATGCAATGATTTTCAATCGATTCTGCCTATTCATTATTTTCTATAAATTATCTGATTCAACTTCATACTTTATCCTCAACAGGATCTGCAGGCTCTTGTTAATTTTACTCATATAAAATCTACCGTGAATCATTTTTTTACGTTGATTTGCGCAAATCAACAGATAAAACAATAGAATAGGTTTCATCAGTTTCTATTTTACATCAAAACTAACAAATTATGGGTTAATTATTAAACTTTCTCCAGTCATTTCTACTGGTTTTTCAATGTTTAATAAATCTAGCATTGTTGGAGCAATATCTGCTAATCTTCCGCCCTCACGTAATGTAACACCTTTTTTCGTTACAATTACGGGTACAGGTACCGTTGTATGAGCAGTGTGTGGATTTCCTTCTGGAGTAAGCATTGTATC from Carnobacterium iners includes these protein-coding regions:
- a CDS encoding metal ABC transporter ATP-binding protein, whose product is MIELKNLTVTYQDEPALSDVSLTIREKAITGIIGPNGAGKSTLIKGMMDLVKKNSGVTTVNNQPLNNVRKNIAYVEQRNTIDLTFPIKVSETVLLGTFPKLGLFHRPKEKEKQKVIESLKQVKMEEFGNRQIGELSGGQLQRVFIARALAQEADIIFLDEPFVGIDMNSEKVIIDLLKKLRDEGKTIVVVHHDLSKVTTYFDDLIILNQELISYGPISKSFTTANIKAAYGDSMGDLMIKGVND
- a CDS encoding DUF4145 domain-containing protein is translated as MDSNYIFLKEAFPDLFKSIREMEIHPNNYSLQTREAISLLEKMLKQFVFKIEAFEKENYNKLYCAINEIPKRMELDSSIVDTMHRLRRKGNKAKHEDHIITKLELEDTLSDFFEFTKWWYDQKTGIKIQAPYVKEDGLTDYLKLKAVSIEDCEFNYTEIAECDSFFRT
- a CDS encoding alpha/beta hydrolase, which codes for MAKQILPQPFFFEKGPKAVLLMHAYTGSPNDVRMMGRALEKENYTVYAPMFKGHGTLDPEDILTATTADWIQDAKDALQFLAGKGYQYVAVFGLSLGGVIATKMMTSESILASGTFSSPTINDEESNLRPAFLRYVRHVKKQAGQTNEGIDSRMVLVEEKLNQQLAEISEMVSEMQPAYQEIIKPIFIAQSGQDELINPQIAVQFKEKLIHAKIDFKWYENSTHVITVGVDRRELEKDVLFFLSDLNWNGE
- a CDS encoding metal ABC transporter permease, yielding MIANFIEGLTKYQFLQNALFTSIVIGVVSGVIGCFIILRGMSLMGDAISHAVLPGVAVSYIVGVNYFIGATVFGLFAAVMIALVTQHSKLKSDTAIGIVFSSFFAAGIIAISFAKSSTDLYHILFGNVLAITQSDMIITVIIAIIVILFVIVFYKELLVSSFDPVMSQAYGLKTQVIHYTLMLLLTLVAVSALQTVGTILVVAMLITPAATAYLLSNRLSVMILIASTIGVISSVVGLFLSYSYNLASGAAIVLTTTIFFIIAFLFSPKQNLLIKRRKAIK
- a CDS encoding mannose/fructose/sorbose PTS transporter subunit IIB: MVMDIRLVRIDDRLIHGQVATVWTKTLKINRILVISDEVAKDTLRKTLLKHAAPPGGTANVITIDKMIAIYQDPQFDVFKAMLLFTNPHDVKRVVEGGVKIPSVNIGGMSFSAGKKMITNAVAVNAKDIEDFNYLNKQGIELEIRKVVSDSKTHMMDLLKKKICCEFKNN
- a CDS encoding metal ABC transporter substrate-binding protein; protein product: MKKIKLILALLTLVVFIAACGNDEAVESGKLQVVATNSILADMIKNVAGDNIELHSIVPVGTDPHQYEVLPADIEKSTDSDVIFYNGLNLETGGDGWFVNLMETSKKIEGEDYFSTSEGVQPMFLTSAGQESEQDPHAWLDISNGIQYVKNITEVLMEKDPDNKADYQNNSDAYIEKLTALDTKAKKEFEDIPEDQKLLVTSEGAFKYFSAAYGVTGDYIWEINTDSQGTPEQMSTIIDTIRESKVPSLFVETSVDNRSMQSVSKETGVPIYETLFTDSVAKEGENGDSYYDMMEWNLTKIHEGLNK
- the eno gene encoding phosphopyruvate hydratase translates to MPFITDILAREVLDSRGNPTIEVEVYTESGAFGRGMVPSGASTGEHEAIELRDGDKNRYLGKGVTKAVDNVNNIISEAILGFDVRDQMAIDKTMIELDGTPNKEKLGANAILGVSIAVARAAADFLDLPLYQYLGGFNAKTLPTPMMNIINGGSHANNSIDFQEFMIMPVGAPTFKEALRMGAEVFHALAGILKEKGLATSVGDEGGFAPNLKSNEEGFEVIIEAIKKAGYKPGEDIVLAMDAASSEFYNKDKGVYDLADSGEGEKTADEMIKIYEDLVAKYPIISIEDGLDENDWEGTKKLTDVLGDKVQIVGDDIFVTNPEKLAKAIEMGVSNSILIKVNQIGTLTETFDAIEMAKKAGYTAVVSHRSGETEDSTIADIAVATNAGQIKTGSLSRTDRIAKYNQLLRIEDQLGDLAVYGGLKAFYNLKK
- the secG gene encoding preprotein translocase subunit SecG, with protein sequence MYDTFLIAELIVSVLLIIVIVMQPTKTNNAASAFTGGAEQLFGKQKARGFEAVLQRVTVVLGIAFFVIALLLAYLSVG